Part of the Sinorhizobium sp. BG8 genome, AAAAGGTCTGGCAGGTGTTGAACGGCGCTTCTACTTGACGCTGAGCGCGGCGTGGATGGCCGCATCATCCTCTGTCTGCTGAACGACGACGCCCGACCAGCCGAGCCCGTCATAGTCCTCGTAGCCCAGCGTCTTGGCGAAGGCGACAATGGCACCCTCCGGAGTGTAGTAGCTGCCGCGCATCTGGCCTTCGGTGCTCTTCAGCGCGAAGTTCGAGAAAACGAGGGCGGGCCGGGTCGAGGCGATGACCCGGTTGCGACCGTCGAGCAGCATGACCGTCGAGCGTTCGGCGACGTGGGGAGGCAGGTTGGCCTCCTTCTCCACGATCGTCTGCCCCTGCTTCTCCCAGTCGAAGTAGGCTCCGAGCGTACCCACGACCTTGCCGTCGGAAAGCCCTCCCTCGCGGATGGCGGCCGCGTAGACAATGGTCGGGCGGTTGGCGTGCAGGCCGCTCGGCTGCACCTGGTCGACCGCATATTCGTCGCCGCTTTTCGTCGCCATCGCGTCACGGAACCAGGGCTCGGACGAGAGGCTTGCCCCCTTGATCGCCTTGGCGAAGGAGCCGTTGGAGGATGCCACGACCCGCCCGGAAGTGTCGGTCATGACGAGATCGAGGTAGACCGAGTAGAACCTGTTGATGACGCCGAGCCTGCCGGCCGCGTTGGCGAAGCCACTCCCATCGGGCGCCTGCAGGGCCTGCCACAGCGCGGGATCCGTTGCCCACCAGCGCACGTCGGCCGTGCGCTCGAAGAGGTTGCGGACGATGAGCTGCACCAGCGTCTGCGCAAGATCGATGAGGCGCACGCCTTCCATCTGGTTCACGAGAGAGTCGGAGACGGAGCGACCGAGCGCGATGCGGCTCAGCACGTTCTTCTCGAACCTCTGCGCGATGCCGCTTGAAAGATCGGCCAGTCGCTGGACCTCGTTCGCCACGACGGCGAAGCCCTTGCCCGCATCTCCCGCACGTGCCGCCTCTATCGCGGCGTTGATTGCGAGAAGCCTGATCTGCCGCGCGATCGCGCTGTTCTCGCCGCTGAAATTTTCAAGATCGCCCCCGATGCTTTCGGTGATCGCCCGCATGGTGCGGGGTGTCGGCTGGAGCCCGGATGCATGCGCTGGCGTAAGCTGTTTCTGTTGCATGACGAAACTCTTGATCTGAAAACGTGTTGGGGAGGCGAAGGGCACCAACTGCAAATGGTAGAATTATGTGCAGTTATGGTTAATGCCTAATATTTGACAAAGAATGAATGGCGAGATCCGATGGTCAATGACGATGTTCCATCAATGCCGGTACGGGTCGCATCAGCAAATTTGATCGCAC contains:
- a CDS encoding methyl-accepting chemotaxis protein; translated protein: MQQKQLTPAHASGLQPTPRTMRAITESIGGDLENFSGENSAIARQIRLLAINAAIEAARAGDAGKGFAVVANEVQRLADLSSGIAQRFEKNVLSRIALGRSVSDSLVNQMEGVRLIDLAQTLVQLIVRNLFERTADVRWWATDPALWQALQAPDGSGFANAAGRLGVINRFYSVYLDLVMTDTSGRVVASSNGSFAKAIKGASLSSEPWFRDAMATKSGDEYAVDQVQPSGLHANRPTIVYAAAIREGGLSDGKVVGTLGAYFDWEKQGQTIVEKEANLPPHVAERSTVMLLDGRNRVIASTRPALVFSNFALKSTEGQMRGSYYTPEGAIVAFAKTLGYEDYDGLGWSGVVVQQTEDDAAIHAALSVK